In Capsicum annuum cultivar UCD-10X-F1 chromosome 7, UCD10Xv1.1, whole genome shotgun sequence, one genomic interval encodes:
- the LOC107878627 gene encoding UDP-glycosyltransferase 74F2 isoform X1, giving the protein MEVVKNKKYGAHILALPYPSQGHINPMHQFCKRLVSKGLKTTLAITTFISNSTRPIPTTVVGIETVSDGFDRGGYAEAESVAAYLERFEEIGSKTLANLIKKYEKMELPITCIMYDAFMPWALDVAKEHGLIGACFFTQACTVNYIYYYVHHGKLMLPISSTPVKIPGLPHQLQLQDMPSFIYKHGTYPAYFELVLNQFRNVDKADYVFVNSFYKLEAEVADRMAKFSPLYTIRATLPSFYMDNRVENDIERGLNLLQVADTMAKFSPLYTIGPTLPSFYMDNRIENDIEYGLNLFHVDNASTCINWLNTKPEGSVVYAAFGSMSSFDKNQIEEIAHGLKATNSYFLWVIPTSELEAKIPEKIIEETRAKGLVIKWSPQLRVLSNKAIGCFFSHGGWNSTVEALSFGVPMVVMPQWTDQTTNAKLVQDVWCVGVRTKVNDEGIVVREEIEECVNKVLKGEEGKEMKKNAIKWKDLAKEAVDEGGTTDRNIEEFVSKCTMI; this is encoded by the exons ATGGAGGTGGTGAAAAACAAAAAGTATGGAGCTCATATTTTGGCTCTACCTTATCCAAGCCAAGGCCACATAAATCCTATGCATCAATTTTGCAAACGTTTAGTTTCCAAAGGTCTAAAAACCACTCTAGCCATTACAACTTTCATTTCCAACTCGACACGTCCAATTCCAACCACCGTAGTAGGTATAGAGACTGTTTCCGATGGATTTGACAGAGGCGGCTACGCTGAAGCTGAGAGCGTAGCCGCCTACCTCGAACGCTTCGAGGAAATCGGGTCCAAAACCCTAGCCAATCTCATCAAAAAGTATGAAAAGATGGAGCTTCCTATTACTTGCATCATGTATGATGCCTTCATGCCTTGGGCTTTGGATGTAGCTAAAGAGCATGGGTTAATTGGAGCTTGTTTTTTCACTCAAGCATGTACTGTGAACTATATATACTATTATGTTCATCATGGAAAATTGATGTTGCCAATTTCTTCAACTCCAGTGAAGATACCAGGATTGCCTCATCAGCTACAACTTCAAGATATGCCTTCATTTATTTACAAACATGGTACATATCCAGCCTATTTTGAATTGGTGTTGAATCAGTTTAGGAATGTGGACAAAGCTGATTATGTATTTGTGAACTCATTCTACAAGTTGGAGGCAGAG GTAGCAGACAGAATGGCCAAATTCAGCCCATTATACACCATAAGGGCAACTTTACCATCTTTCTATATGGATAATAGAGTTGAAAATGACATTGAACGTGGTCTCAATCTGCTGCAGGTAGCAGACACAATGGCCAAATTCAGCCCATTATACACCATAGGGCCAACGTTACCATCTTTCTATATGGATAATAGAATTGAAAACGACATTGAATATGGTCTCAATCTATTCCATGTGGATAATGCTTCTACATGTATCAACTGGCTAAATACAAAGCCAGAAGGATCAGTTGTTTATGCAGCTTTTGGTAGCATGTCAAGCTTCGACAAGAACCAGATTGAAGAAATTGCTCATGGATTAAAAGCAACTAATAGCTACTTCTTGTGGGTGATTCCGACATCCGAATTAGAAGCAAAAATTCCGGAAAAAATCATCGAGGAAACTCGTGCGAAAGGACTAGTAATAAAGTGGAGTCCACAGCTGCGAGTCTTGTCTAACAAGGCGATAGGATGTTTTTTCTCACACGGTGGATGGAATTCGACAGTTGAAGCATTGAGTTTCGGTGTGCCAATGGTGGTAATGCCACAATGGACTGATCAAACAACGAATGCGAAGTTAGTACAAGATGTTTGGTGTGTAGGGGTGAGAACTAAAGTGAATGATGAAGGGATTGTTGTAAGAGAAGAAATCGAGGAATGTGTAAACAAAGTACTAAAAGGAGAAGAAgggaaagaaatgaagaagaatGCAATCAAATGGAAGGATTTAGCTAAGGAAGCTGTTGATGAAGGTGGAACAACTGATAGAAATATTGAAGAATTTGTATCAAAATGTACTATGATTTAA
- the LOC107878627 gene encoding UDP-glycosyltransferase 74F2 isoform X2, whose translation MEVVKNKKYGAHILALPYPSQGHINPMHQFCKRLVSKGLKTTLAITTFISNSTRPIPTTVVGIETVSDGFDRGGYAEAESVAAYLERFEEIGSKTLANLIKKYEKMELPITCIMYDAFMPWALDVAKEHGLIGACFFTQACTVNYIYYYVHHGKLMLPISSTPVKIPGLPHQLQLQDMPSFIYKHGTYPAYFELVLNQFRNVDKADYVFVNSFYKLEAEVADTMAKFSPLYTIGPTLPSFYMDNRIENDIEYGLNLFHVDNASTCINWLNTKPEGSVVYAAFGSMSSFDKNQIEEIAHGLKATNSYFLWVIPTSELEAKIPEKIIEETRAKGLVIKWSPQLRVLSNKAIGCFFSHGGWNSTVEALSFGVPMVVMPQWTDQTTNAKLVQDVWCVGVRTKVNDEGIVVREEIEECVNKVLKGEEGKEMKKNAIKWKDLAKEAVDEGGTTDRNIEEFVSKCTMI comes from the exons ATGGAGGTGGTGAAAAACAAAAAGTATGGAGCTCATATTTTGGCTCTACCTTATCCAAGCCAAGGCCACATAAATCCTATGCATCAATTTTGCAAACGTTTAGTTTCCAAAGGTCTAAAAACCACTCTAGCCATTACAACTTTCATTTCCAACTCGACACGTCCAATTCCAACCACCGTAGTAGGTATAGAGACTGTTTCCGATGGATTTGACAGAGGCGGCTACGCTGAAGCTGAGAGCGTAGCCGCCTACCTCGAACGCTTCGAGGAAATCGGGTCCAAAACCCTAGCCAATCTCATCAAAAAGTATGAAAAGATGGAGCTTCCTATTACTTGCATCATGTATGATGCCTTCATGCCTTGGGCTTTGGATGTAGCTAAAGAGCATGGGTTAATTGGAGCTTGTTTTTTCACTCAAGCATGTACTGTGAACTATATATACTATTATGTTCATCATGGAAAATTGATGTTGCCAATTTCTTCAACTCCAGTGAAGATACCAGGATTGCCTCATCAGCTACAACTTCAAGATATGCCTTCATTTATTTACAAACATGGTACATATCCAGCCTATTTTGAATTGGTGTTGAATCAGTTTAGGAATGTGGACAAAGCTGATTATGTATTTGTGAACTCATTCTACAAGTTGGAGGCAGAG GTAGCAGACACAATGGCCAAATTCAGCCCATTATACACCATAGGGCCAACGTTACCATCTTTCTATATGGATAATAGAATTGAAAACGACATTGAATATGGTCTCAATCTATTCCATGTGGATAATGCTTCTACATGTATCAACTGGCTAAATACAAAGCCAGAAGGATCAGTTGTTTATGCAGCTTTTGGTAGCATGTCAAGCTTCGACAAGAACCAGATTGAAGAAATTGCTCATGGATTAAAAGCAACTAATAGCTACTTCTTGTGGGTGATTCCGACATCCGAATTAGAAGCAAAAATTCCGGAAAAAATCATCGAGGAAACTCGTGCGAAAGGACTAGTAATAAAGTGGAGTCCACAGCTGCGAGTCTTGTCTAACAAGGCGATAGGATGTTTTTTCTCACACGGTGGATGGAATTCGACAGTTGAAGCATTGAGTTTCGGTGTGCCAATGGTGGTAATGCCACAATGGACTGATCAAACAACGAATGCGAAGTTAGTACAAGATGTTTGGTGTGTAGGGGTGAGAACTAAAGTGAATGATGAAGGGATTGTTGTAAGAGAAGAAATCGAGGAATGTGTAAACAAAGTACTAAAAGGAGAAGAAgggaaagaaatgaagaagaatGCAATCAAATGGAAGGATTTAGCTAAGGAAGCTGTTGATGAAGGTGGAACAACTGATAGAAATATTGAAGAATTTGTATCAAAATGTACTATGATTTAA
- the LOC107878626 gene encoding probable E3 ubiquitin-protein ligase ZFP1, with amino-acid sequence MGQRSMSYSNHFMDFGADQQSPAYIHPEPCVLYGSYTAFPHPNAHAIVPAAGIGNLYVSHLPGQGALIYGMPPANGIQQWQPLPNVSPVIPPPSNPFYPYVAGPSASTGFPVPVDQGLQLPFPGTDDVVGNNADNLARNDPHVDSVGGSSKQKNVQGSSGNLEHHSASAGASTSVSPVIPTAHESDVSLSDSVSREHGGNDAAASAENGVQRSASRSASGPETVLPNNSNQLLQGNYVGQANQFPGNPWLNQPFNSNGTQPWAWNQAAPLPYLPGGGGGYVLGAGNVCMPGYQVNSSNGGLTSSVYPPIHQGPLYPHHLPPNMQFRGGHPLSFSPQMTASSSSHLPNSSSSTANNPLQGVVEGGSGYMGPFLPTGFRMYRPNQTEFMRETNIHYHNLPNGVRIGFPGVVVADQHRDLRLDIDHMSYEELLALGERIGNVTTGLSGEAIVTNLKTRIFVSSQTPPAPESVASEDQKTDLCVICQTDYTDQEKIGILECGHEYHEECVKKWLIVKNTCAICNSTGLSTEKKNV; translated from the exons ATGGGACAAAGGAGTATGTCCTACAGTAATCACTTCATGGATTTTGGAGCAGATCAGCAGAGTCCGGCGTATATTCATCCAGAGCCTTGTGTGTTGTATGGGAGCTATACAGCTTTTCCACATCCAAATGCTCATGCTATTGTACCAGCTGCCGGGATTGGTAATCTCTATGTGTCCCATCTGCCAGGCCAGGGCGCTTTAATTTATGGGATGCCACCGGCCAATGGGATTCAACAATGGCAACCTCTCCCCAATGTTAGCCCAGTGATTCCACCACCATCAAATCCCTTTTACCCTTATGTTGCTGGTCCATCTGCATCTACGGGTTTTCCAGTTCCAGTAGACCAGGGGTTACAGCTTCCATTCCCAGGCACTGACGACGTCGTTGGAAATAATGCAGACAATTTAGCTAGGAATGATCCACATGTGGACAGTGTCGGAGGTTCATCTAAGCAAAAGAATGTTCAAGGCAGCTCTGGAAATCTTGAACATCATTCTGCTTCTGCTGGTGCTAGTACTTCCGTTTCCCCAGTTATACCAACAGCGCATGAATCTGATGTTTCTTTGAGTGATTCTGTATCACGCGAGCATGGGGGGAATGACGCAGCAGCATCCGCTGAAAATGGAGTACAAAGAAGTGCGAGCAGATCTGCTAGTGGTCCAGAGACTGTATTGCCAAATAACAGCAATCAGCTGCTTCAAGGAAACTATGTAGGCCAAGCCAATCAGTTTCCTGGCAATCCTTGGTTGAACCAGCCTTTCAATAGTAATGGTACTCAACCATGGGCCTGGAATCAGGCTGCTCCTTTACCCTATCTGCCTG GTGGTGGCGGAGGCTATGTACTCGGTGCTGGAAACGTGTGCATGCCAGGTTATCAAGTAAATTCCAGCAACGGAGGTTTGACTAGTTCTGTTTATCCACCCATTCATCAAGGACCACTGTACCCTCATCATCTGCCACCTAATATGCAATTTAGGGGAGGCCACCCTCTGAGCTTCTCTCCACAGATGACAGCATCTTCAAGCAGTCACCTTCCAAACAGTTCGTCCAGTACTGCAAATAATCCATTGCAAGGTGTTGTAGAGGGAGGGTCTGGATATATGGGACCCTTCCTGCCAACTGGCTTTAGAATGTACAGACCTAATCAGACGGAATTCATGCGTGAAACAAATATCCACTACCACAACCTCCCTAAT GGAGTGAGAATAGGGTTCCCTGGTGTGGTTGTTGCTGATCAGCACAGAGATTTGCGTTTGGACATTGATCACATGTCTTATGAG GAGCTTCTTGCATTGGGGGAGCGAATTGGCAATGTGACGACTGGTTTATCAGGTGAAGCCATTGTCACCAATTTGAAAACGAGAATATTTGTGTCTTCCCAGACTCCTCCTGCTCCGGAAAGTGTTGCAAGTGAAGATCAAAAAACTGATCTCTGTGTCATATGTCAG ACTGATTACACCGACCAGGAAAAGATTGGCATTCTTGAGTGTGGGCATGAGTATCATGAAGAGTGCGTTAAGAAGTGGTTGATTGTGAAGAACACTTGTGCTATATGCAACTCTACAGGGTTGTCTACAGAGAAAAAGAACGTGTGA